One part of the Rhizobium rhizogenes genome encodes these proteins:
- the ugpE gene encoding sn-glycerol-3-phosphate ABC transporter permease UgpE — MIENRPVARVIAHLMLVLGIIIVAFPIYYTFVASSMTSTDIIRPPMSLLPGDHLSANYTEAMVGGVERVVGVSLERLLFNSFVVALAIAIGKIVISFLSAFAIVFFRFPFRMGFFWMIFITLMLPVEVRILPTYKVIVDLGLIDTYAGLTLPLMASATATFLFRQFFLTIPGELVEAARIDNAGPFRFMRDILLPLSRTNIAALFVILFIYGWTQYLWPLLVTNDAKMNTIIIGLKRMVDFTDASTPWNYVMVTAILAIIPPIIVVVLMQRWFVKGLVETEK, encoded by the coding sequence ATGATTGAAAACCGCCCTGTCGCGCGCGTGATCGCCCATCTGATGCTGGTTCTCGGCATCATCATCGTGGCCTTCCCGATCTATTACACCTTCGTCGCCTCCTCCATGACGTCGACGGATATCATCCGCCCGCCCATGTCGCTTCTGCCCGGCGACCATCTGAGCGCCAATTACACCGAGGCCATGGTCGGCGGTGTCGAAAGAGTGGTCGGCGTCAGCCTCGAGCGGCTGCTGTTCAACAGCTTCGTCGTGGCGCTCGCCATCGCCATCGGCAAGATCGTCATCTCGTTCCTGTCGGCCTTCGCCATCGTCTTCTTCCGCTTCCCCTTCCGCATGGGTTTTTTCTGGATGATCTTCATCACGCTCATGCTGCCGGTGGAGGTGCGCATTTTGCCCACCTACAAGGTCATCGTCGACCTCGGGTTGATCGACACCTATGCGGGGCTGACACTGCCGCTGATGGCCTCGGCAACGGCGACCTTTCTTTTCCGGCAGTTCTTCCTGACCATTCCCGGCGAGCTGGTCGAGGCGGCGCGTATCGACAATGCCGGTCCATTCCGCTTCATGCGCGATATTCTGCTGCCGCTATCGAGAACCAATATCGCCGCCCTATTCGTGATCCTGTTCATCTATGGCTGGACGCAATATCTCTGGCCACTGCTCGTGACCAACGACGCCAAGATGAACACGATCATCATCGGCCTCAAGCGCATGGTGGATTTCACCGATGCTTCGACGCCCTGGAATTATGTGATGGTGACGGCGATCCTCGCCATCATCCCCCCGATTATCGTTGTGGTGCTGATGCAGCGCTGGTTCGTCAAAGGTTTGGTGGAGACCGAGAAGTAA
- a CDS encoding GTP-binding protein, with protein sequence MKRKKAGEQSGDPPVASPVQTVSVTLLTGFLGAGKTTLLNELLTEPAMRDAAVIVNEFGSVPIDHGLVHTGSERYFRTTTGCICCAATSDIRTSLYELHQAFLEGMMPEISRVVIETTGLADPAPIINSLIAGGTPALGLRDHIVARHFHLSGVVTVFDVTSGRAMLDSFIEGWKQLAFADHIVLTKTDLADRSMMDREGLADLNPAALLHDRNAADFDLMSLFATKNYSLRGKPEDVPGWLAADRLSLHAGHDHDVNRHGAGVEAFDLTFDGALEPQMIVTFLELVTSNVHSGLLRLKGIFQATDDPDRPVVAHAVQHRLYPLARLESWPDGNRATRLVLIGMDMPQQPIRDLFDTLASQARRKGAS encoded by the coding sequence ATGAAGCGGAAAAAGGCGGGGGAGCAAAGCGGCGATCCGCCTGTGGCGTCACCCGTGCAAACGGTGTCGGTTACCCTGCTCACCGGTTTTCTCGGTGCAGGCAAGACCACCCTGCTGAACGAGCTTCTGACCGAGCCGGCCATGCGTGACGCAGCCGTCATCGTCAACGAGTTCGGGTCGGTGCCCATCGATCACGGTCTGGTGCACACGGGGTCTGAGCGCTATTTCAGGACCACCACGGGCTGCATCTGCTGCGCCGCCACCAGCGATATCCGCACTTCGCTTTACGAACTGCATCAGGCTTTTCTCGAAGGGATGATGCCGGAAATATCGCGTGTCGTCATCGAAACCACGGGACTTGCCGATCCCGCGCCGATCATCAACAGCCTGATTGCCGGCGGCACACCGGCGCTTGGCCTGCGCGACCATATCGTCGCCCGGCACTTTCATCTTTCGGGCGTGGTCACTGTCTTCGACGTCACCTCCGGCCGGGCGATGCTCGACAGCTTCATCGAAGGCTGGAAACAGCTTGCCTTTGCCGACCATATCGTCCTGACGAAAACCGACCTTGCCGACAGGTCGATGATGGACCGCGAAGGCCTTGCCGACCTCAACCCCGCCGCCCTGCTGCACGATCGCAATGCGGCCGACTTCGATCTCATGTCGCTTTTTGCAACGAAGAATTACTCGCTGCGCGGCAAGCCGGAGGATGTGCCGGGATGGCTGGCGGCCGACAGGCTGAGTCTGCATGCCGGCCATGACCATGACGTCAACCGCCATGGTGCTGGCGTCGAGGCCTTTGACCTCACTTTCGACGGCGCTCTTGAGCCACAGATGATCGTTACCTTTCTCGAACTCGTCACCAGCAACGTGCATTCCGGCCTGCTACGGCTGAAAGGTATTTTCCAGGCGACGGACGATCCGGATCGGCCGGTGGTTGCCCATGCCGTGCAGCACCGGCTTTACCCGCTGGCAAGGCTCGAAAGCTGGCCGGATGGCAACCGTGCAACCCGTCTCGTGCTGATCGGCATGGATATGCCGCAACAGCCAATCCGCGATCTTTTCGATACATTGGCCTCGCAGGCGAGGCGAAAGGGTGCTTCATGA
- the ugpA gene encoding sn-glycerol-3-phosphate ABC transporter permease UgpA: MQSVVFPNKILPYLLVAPQIILTVIFFFWPASQALYQSTMREDAFGLNSNFVGLANFSAVLSDDSYLNSLQVTVIFSVLTALVSMGLALLLATAADRVVRGKGFYRTMMIMPYAVAPAVAGMLWLFMFNPAMGTFSYILRRNGIMWDPLLNGNQAMLLVVAAAAWKQISYNFLFFVAGLQAIPKSLLEAASIDGARGSRRFWTIVFPLLAPTTFFLLVVNTVYAFFDTFGIIHAVTGGGPAKATETLVYKVYNDGFVNLNLGSSAAQSVILMVIVIALTAFQFRFVEKRVHYG, translated from the coding sequence GTGCAAAGCGTCGTATTCCCCAACAAGATCCTGCCCTATCTGCTGGTCGCGCCACAGATCATCCTGACGGTGATCTTTTTCTTCTGGCCCGCAAGCCAGGCGCTCTACCAGTCAACCATGCGCGAGGACGCCTTCGGGCTGAACAGCAACTTCGTCGGGCTGGCCAATTTCTCCGCCGTGCTGTCGGATGACAGCTACCTCAACTCCCTGCAGGTCACCGTCATCTTCAGCGTGCTGACCGCGCTCGTCTCCATGGGGCTTGCCCTGCTGCTGGCGACGGCGGCGGACCGGGTAGTGCGCGGCAAGGGCTTCTACCGCACCATGATGATCATGCCCTATGCCGTGGCGCCTGCTGTCGCCGGCATGTTGTGGCTGTTCATGTTCAACCCCGCCATGGGCACCTTCTCCTACATCCTGCGCCGCAACGGCATCATGTGGGACCCGCTGCTCAATGGCAATCAGGCCATGCTGCTTGTTGTCGCCGCCGCCGCATGGAAGCAGATCAGTTACAATTTCCTGTTTTTTGTCGCGGGTTTGCAGGCAATTCCGAAATCGCTGCTGGAAGCGGCCTCCATTGACGGCGCACGCGGTTCGCGGCGCTTCTGGACCATCGTTTTCCCGCTGCTGGCGCCGACCACCTTCTTCCTTCTGGTCGTCAACACGGTCTACGCCTTTTTCGACACCTTCGGCATCATCCATGCCGTCACCGGCGGCGGCCCCGCCAAGGCGACCGAAACATTGGTCTACAAGGTCTATAATGATGGCTTCGTGAACCTCAATCTCGGCTCTTCCGCCGCGCAATCCGTGATCCTGATGGTGATCGTCATCGCGCTCACCGCCTTCCAGTTCCGCTTCGTCGAGAAGCGCGTGCACTACGGCTGA
- a CDS encoding YqaA family protein, with protein MADMAVYAGLFLTAFVAATILPMQSEAALAGLILLKSQPVWLLVAVASAGNVAGSFVNWLLGRGIEGFRHKRWFPVGEAALQRSQNWYRRYGRWSLLLSWAPLIGDPLTVAAGIMKEPLPVFLLLVTIAKVGRYLLLALVTLNFL; from the coding sequence ATGGCCGATATGGCGGTATATGCGGGTTTGTTTCTGACCGCCTTTGTGGCGGCGACCATTCTGCCCATGCAGTCGGAGGCGGCGCTGGCCGGTCTCATCCTCCTGAAGTCGCAGCCGGTCTGGCTGCTTGTGGCTGTCGCCAGTGCCGGCAATGTCGCCGGCTCCTTCGTCAACTGGCTGCTTGGCCGTGGCATCGAGGGTTTCAGGCATAAGCGCTGGTTTCCCGTTGGCGAGGCTGCGCTGCAACGTTCCCAGAACTGGTATCGGCGTTATGGCCGGTGGTCGCTGCTGTTAAGCTGGGCGCCGCTGATCGGCGATCCGCTGACGGTTGCGGCCGGCATCATGAAAGAGCCGCTGCCGGTCTTTTTGCTGCTGGTCACCATCGCCAAGGTCGGGCGCTACCTCTTGCTGGCGCTGGTGACGCTGAATTTTCTCTGA
- a CDS encoding sn-glycerol-3-phosphate import ATP-binding protein UgpC: protein MAKIALKDVRKIYGGNVEAIKGVSMDIADGEMIVLVGPSGCGKSTLLRMIAGLEGISGGQIVIGDRVVNDLEPSDRDIAMVFQNYALYPHMTVRQNLAYGLKNRNTPKEEIERRITEAAKALEIEQFLERKPRQLSGGQRQRVAMGRAIVRKPAAFLFDEPLSNLDAKLRVQMRVEIRRLQRSLATTSVYVTHDQMEAMTLADRLVVLNAGRIEQMGTPIELYEKPATTFVATFIGSPSMNLLAHGAASSNGSTGWSVNGVTAPQTVATLGIRPEDITLATEAPADAAFAGTVQVDAVELVGAESYVHGSFADGTTIVFRVHGRSQLRIGETLKIAAQAKDFHLFDASGKRI, encoded by the coding sequence ATGGCAAAAATTGCGCTGAAAGACGTCCGCAAGATCTATGGCGGCAATGTCGAGGCCATCAAGGGCGTGTCCATGGACATCGCCGACGGCGAAATGATCGTGCTGGTCGGCCCCTCCGGCTGCGGCAAATCCACCCTGCTGCGCATGATCGCCGGGCTGGAGGGCATTTCGGGCGGCCAGATCGTCATTGGCGACCGTGTCGTCAACGATCTCGAACCCTCCGACCGTGACATCGCCATGGTGTTCCAGAACTATGCGCTTTATCCGCATATGACGGTGCGCCAGAACCTTGCCTATGGCCTGAAGAACCGCAATACGCCGAAGGAGGAGATCGAGCGGCGCATCACCGAAGCGGCCAAGGCGCTGGAGATCGAGCAGTTCCTGGAGCGCAAGCCGCGCCAGCTTTCCGGCGGCCAGCGCCAGCGCGTGGCCATGGGCCGCGCCATCGTGCGCAAGCCGGCTGCCTTCCTGTTCGACGAACCGCTCTCCAACCTCGATGCCAAGCTGCGCGTGCAGATGCGTGTGGAAATCCGCCGCCTGCAACGCTCGCTCGCCACGACAAGCGTTTATGTGACCCATGACCAGATGGAGGCCATGACGCTCGCCGACAGGCTGGTGGTGCTGAACGCCGGCCGCATCGAGCAGATGGGCACGCCGATCGAGCTTTACGAGAAGCCGGCGACCACCTTCGTGGCCACCTTCATCGGTTCGCCCTCCATGAATCTTCTGGCGCACGGCGCGGCTTCGTCCAATGGCTCCACCGGCTGGTCGGTGAACGGTGTTACAGCACCGCAGACCGTCGCCACACTCGGCATTCGCCCGGAAGACATCACGCTTGCCACCGAAGCCCCGGCCGACGCCGCCTTCGCCGGCACCGTGCAGGTGGACGCCGTGGAACTGGTGGGCGCGGAAAGCTACGTGCACGGCTCCTTCGCCGACGGCACCACCATCGTCTTCCGCGTCCACGGCCGCTCGCAACTGCGCATCGGCGAAACGCTGAAGATCGCCGCACAGGCGAAGGATTTCCACCTGTTCGATGCATCGGGCAAGCGAATCTGA
- a CDS encoding OmpW family protein encodes MTNRNKRTALLASVAVSAAAMLVSANAMAADLTPAAPAPTAEEAIAAASPWMLRVRGLGVITNDSGSVDGVPGAGLSYSDTVIPELDITYFFTPNFAAELILGTTYAKINGEGVLAGTPVGKTWLLPPTLTLQYHFTDFGAFKPYIGAGVNYSLFYNQSEQPGFSNLDVKNKLGAAVQVGFDYMLDEHWGVNFDVKKIFLKTDWTAELGGTPISGKARLDPWLIGAGITYRF; translated from the coding sequence ATGACGAACAGGAACAAAAGAACCGCCTTGCTTGCCAGCGTCGCGGTTAGCGCTGCGGCGATGCTGGTATCGGCCAATGCCATGGCCGCCGATCTGACCCCGGCCGCCCCGGCGCCCACCGCCGAAGAGGCGATTGCGGCGGCAAGCCCGTGGATGCTGCGCGTGCGCGGTCTCGGCGTCATCACCAATGACAGCGGCAGCGTCGACGGTGTGCCGGGGGCGGGCCTTTCCTATTCGGATACGGTGATTCCGGAACTCGACATCACCTATTTCTTCACGCCGAATTTTGCCGCTGAACTCATTCTCGGCACCACCTATGCCAAGATCAACGGCGAGGGCGTGCTGGCCGGCACGCCGGTTGGCAAGACATGGCTGCTGCCGCCGACGCTGACGCTGCAATATCACTTCACCGACTTCGGCGCCTTCAAGCCCTATATCGGTGCGGGCGTGAACTATTCGCTGTTCTACAACCAGTCGGAACAGCCCGGTTTCAGCAATCTCGACGTCAAGAACAAGCTCGGTGCTGCCGTGCAGGTCGGTTTCGACTATATGCTCGACGAACATTGGGGCGTGAACTTCGACGTGAAAAAAATCTTCCTGAAGACCGACTGGACCGCCGAACTGGGCGGCACGCCGATCAGCGGCAAGGCCAGGCTCGACCCCTGGCTGATCGGTGCCGGTATCACCTATCGCTTCTGA
- a CDS encoding FadR/GntR family transcriptional regulator — MGLLETTISGRKRRNSHAHVVSELGSAIVSGRIAEGSLLPNDAELSMRFGVSRTVLRETMKTLAAKRLVEPKAKVGTRVLDRSSWNFFDPDVLGWRCEAGIDEEFVTHLAEIRLALEPAAAAAAALQASNDDIVSLYVIAAKFDNPKHTPESIAKVDLEFHLAVAHMSGNPFMRSASGLIEAALAISFQLSSPAASPGTIAEIASNHLRIVHAIAARDADAAVKAMRHVIEVGKDRTQKAIKAP; from the coding sequence TTGGGGCTGCTCGAAACGACGATAAGCGGGCGAAAACGCCGGAACAGCCACGCCCATGTGGTCTCCGAACTCGGCAGCGCCATCGTCTCGGGCAGAATTGCCGAAGGCTCCCTGCTGCCCAATGATGCCGAACTCTCCATGCGCTTCGGCGTCTCGCGCACCGTGCTGCGGGAAACCATGAAGACGCTGGCGGCCAAGCGGCTGGTGGAGCCGAAAGCAAAGGTCGGCACCCGTGTCCTCGACCGTTCCAGCTGGAATTTCTTCGATCCCGACGTGCTCGGCTGGCGCTGCGAAGCCGGCATAGACGAGGAGTTCGTCACGCATCTGGCAGAAATCCGTCTGGCGCTGGAGCCGGCGGCAGCGGCAGCGGCGGCCCTGCAGGCCTCGAATGACGATATTGTTTCGCTTTACGTCATCGCTGCAAAGTTCGACAATCCAAAACATACGCCGGAGAGCATCGCCAAGGTCGATCTCGAATTCCACCTTGCCGTGGCGCATATGTCCGGCAATCCCTTCATGCGCTCGGCAAGCGGGCTGATCGAAGCGGCACTCGCCATTTCCTTCCAGCTTTCGTCACCTGCCGCCTCACCCGGCACCATCGCCGAAATTGCGTCGAACCATCTGCGCATCGTCCACGCCATTGCCGCACGTGATGCGGATGCCGCCGTCAAAGCCATGCGCCACGTGATCGAGGTGGGCAAGGACCGGACGCAGAAGGCGATCAAGGCGCCCTGA
- the ugpB gene encoding sn-glycerol-3-phosphate ABC transporter substrate-binding protein UgpB: MALKKLSYRLAAASALSFFVTSNAFAATEIQWWHAMTGANNEVVDALAKEFNDSQKEYKITPVFKGTYPETLNAGIAAFRAKQPPAIIQVFDAGSGVMMGAAGAIKPVADVLKEGGYTFNKDEYLAGIVAYYSKPDGTMLSFPYNSSSPILYYNKDVFQKAGLDAANPPKTWPEVFEAAKKIKTSGAAQCGFTSTWLTWIQTENFAAWNNVSYGSNENGLGGTDVKLAVNAPLFVEHFQAIADLAKDGTFRYGGRTSEAKQLFMSGECGILTESSGGLGDIIKTGMNYGIGQLPYYEGHGPQNTIPGGASLWVFGGKSEAEYKGVAEFFHFLSQTKIQARLHQVSGYMPVTIAAYEETKKSGFYDKNPGRETPLLQMMGKPPTENSKGVRLVNLPQVRDIMNEEFEAMLAGKQDAKSALDKIVERGDAAIKQAAGN; this comes from the coding sequence ATCGCCTTGAAAAAACTCAGCTACCGCCTTGCTGCGGCATCCGCGCTTTCGTTTTTTGTCACATCGAATGCTTTCGCTGCGACGGAGATCCAGTGGTGGCACGCCATGACCGGCGCCAATAACGAAGTCGTGGACGCGCTTGCCAAAGAGTTCAACGACAGCCAGAAGGAATACAAGATCACGCCCGTCTTCAAGGGCACCTATCCCGAAACGCTGAATGCCGGCATCGCCGCCTTCCGCGCCAAGCAGCCGCCGGCCATCATTCAGGTCTTCGATGCCGGTTCGGGTGTGATGATGGGTGCCGCGGGCGCCATCAAGCCGGTGGCGGATGTGCTGAAGGAAGGTGGCTATACCTTCAACAAGGACGAATATCTGGCCGGCATCGTGGCCTATTATTCCAAGCCTGACGGCACCATGCTGTCATTCCCCTATAATTCGTCCTCGCCGATCCTTTATTACAACAAGGATGTTTTCCAGAAGGCCGGCCTCGACGCCGCCAATCCGCCGAAGACCTGGCCGGAAGTCTTCGAAGCCGCAAAGAAGATCAAGACCAGCGGTGCCGCGCAATGCGGTTTCACCTCCACCTGGCTCACCTGGATCCAGACCGAGAACTTCGCCGCCTGGAACAACGTCTCCTATGGCAGCAATGAAAACGGCCTTGGCGGCACCGATGTGAAGCTCGCGGTCAATGCGCCGCTCTTCGTCGAACATTTCCAGGCGATTGCGGATCTCGCCAAGGACGGCACCTTCCGCTACGGCGGGCGCACCTCGGAAGCCAAGCAGCTGTTCATGTCCGGCGAATGCGGCATCCTGACCGAATCCTCCGGCGGTCTTGGCGACATCATCAAGACCGGCATGAATTACGGCATCGGCCAGCTTCCCTATTATGAAGGCCACGGCCCGCAGAACACAATTCCGGGCGGCGCCAGCCTCTGGGTGTTCGGCGGCAAGAGCGAAGCCGAATATAAGGGTGTGGCGGAGTTCTTCCATTTCCTTTCCCAGACCAAGATCCAGGCACGCCTGCATCAGGTCTCCGGCTACATGCCGGTGACGATCGCGGCCTATGAGGAAACCAAGAAGTCCGGTTTCTACGACAAGAACCCCGGCCGCGAGACCCCGCTTTTGCAGATGATGGGCAAGCCGCCGACAGAAAACTCCAAGGGCGTTCGTCTCGTGAACCTGCCGCAGGTACGTGACATCATGAACGAGGAGTTCGAAGCGATGCTGGCCGGCAAGCAGGACGCCAAATCCGCCCTCGACAAGATCGTGGAACGCGGTGATGCGGCCATCAAGCAGGCCGCCGGCAACTAA
- the xylB gene encoding xylulokinase, translating to MYLGLDLGTSGVKALLMDGDQKIVGSANGSLEVSRPHHGWSEQDPADWIAATKTAVAGLKQKFPKELAAVRGIGLSGQMHGATLIDAAGKVLRPCILWNDTRSHAEAAALDADPRFRKITGNIVFPGFTAPKLAWVAKNEPEIFAKVAKVLLPKDYLRLWLTGEYISEMSDSAGTSWLDTGARKWSSELLAATGLDEKHMPSLVEGTDEAGVLRAELASEWGISGRTVVAGGAGDNAASACGMGTVRQGHAFVSLGTSGVLFAANASYLPKPESAVHAFCHALPNTWHQMGVILSATDALNWYSRLTGQSAADLTGELGETLLAPTGVTFAPYLSGERTPHNDAAIRGSFIGLSHESDRKALTQAVLEGVTFAIRDNLEALKSAGTSISRVTAIGGGSRSAYWLASIATSLGVPVDIPAEGDFGAAFGAARLGLIAATGADPVAVCSQPETARTIEPVADLAGAYEEAYRRYHALYPAIRALSH from the coding sequence ATGTATCTCGGTCTCGACCTTGGCACTTCAGGCGTCAAAGCCCTGCTGATGGATGGCGATCAGAAGATTGTCGGTTCGGCCAATGGTTCGCTGGAGGTTTCGCGTCCGCATCACGGCTGGTCGGAGCAGGACCCGGCGGACTGGATCGCCGCCACGAAAACCGCCGTTGCCGGCCTGAAGCAGAAGTTCCCGAAGGAGCTTGCCGCCGTCAGGGGCATCGGCCTTTCCGGCCAGATGCATGGCGCGACGCTGATCGACGCGGCCGGTAAGGTGCTGCGCCCCTGCATCCTGTGGAACGACACACGTTCCCATGCCGAAGCTGCCGCACTGGACGCCGATCCGCGTTTCCGCAAGATAACAGGCAATATCGTCTTCCCCGGCTTCACCGCGCCAAAGCTTGCCTGGGTGGCGAAGAACGAGCCTGAAATCTTCGCGAAAGTGGCAAAGGTGCTGCTGCCGAAGGATTACCTACGCCTTTGGCTGACGGGCGAATATATCTCCGAGATGTCGGACTCCGCCGGCACCTCGTGGCTTGATACCGGCGCACGCAAATGGTCGTCCGAACTTCTTGCCGCCACCGGCCTTGATGAAAAACACATGCCGTCGCTGGTGGAAGGCACGGATGAGGCGGGCGTGCTGCGCGCCGAACTCGCGTCCGAATGGGGCATTTCCGGCCGCACCGTGGTGGCCGGCGGTGCGGGCGACAATGCCGCTTCCGCCTGCGGCATGGGCACTGTCAGGCAAGGCCATGCTTTCGTATCGCTTGGCACGTCAGGCGTGCTCTTCGCCGCCAACGCCTCCTATCTGCCGAAGCCGGAAAGCGCCGTGCATGCTTTTTGCCATGCGCTGCCCAACACCTGGCACCAGATGGGCGTCATCCTTTCCGCCACCGATGCGCTGAACTGGTATTCGCGCCTCACCGGGCAATCCGCCGCCGATCTGACCGGCGAGCTGGGCGAAACGCTGCTTGCGCCGACCGGCGTGACCTTCGCGCCCTATCTTTCCGGCGAGCGCACCCCGCATAATGACGCGGCCATTCGTGGCTCCTTCATCGGCCTTTCGCATGAAAGCGACCGCAAGGCGCTGACACAGGCCGTTCTGGAAGGCGTGACTTTCGCGATCAGGGACAATCTCGAAGCGCTGAAATCGGCCGGTACTTCGATTTCTCGCGTCACCGCCATCGGTGGCGGTTCGCGATCGGCCTATTGGCTGGCCTCGATCGCCACCTCGCTCGGCGTGCCGGTGGATATTCCGGCAGAGGGCGATTTCGGCGCGGCCTTCGGTGCTGCTCGTCTTGGTCTGATTGCCGCGACGGGGGCTGATCCGGTTGCCGTTTGCTCGCAGCCGGAGACGGCGCGGACGATTGAGCCGGTGGCTGATCTGGCTGGGGCCTATGAGGAGGCTTATCGGCGGTATCACGCGCTTTATCCGGCTATTCGGGCGCTTTCGCATTGA
- a CDS encoding glyoxalase superfamily protein codes for MNVSKPLPALEGLKEQAKRLRIALEEQGQAITHSKALELIAAQYGFRDWNTLHAAAGNRPAFNPYLLGSRVEGLYLGQPFVASVLGVQSLGGDPERYRLTLHLDDPVDVVTFESFSAFRQRVHCNVDASGRTVEKTSNGRPQVELVW; via the coding sequence ATGAACGTGTCCAAACCGCTTCCCGCCCTTGAGGGGCTGAAAGAACAGGCAAAACGCCTGCGCATTGCTCTTGAGGAACAGGGGCAGGCAATCACCCACTCCAAGGCGCTGGAACTCATCGCCGCGCAATATGGCTTCCGCGACTGGAACACCCTGCATGCGGCAGCCGGCAACCGCCCCGCCTTCAATCCCTATCTTCTGGGTTCAAGGGTGGAAGGCCTCTATCTCGGTCAGCCTTTCGTCGCCTCCGTGCTCGGCGTTCAGTCGCTCGGCGGTGATCCTGAGCGTTACCGGCTCACCCTGCATCTCGATGACCCCGTCGACGTCGTGACCTTCGAAAGCTTCTCCGCCTTCCGGCAGCGCGTCCACTGCAATGTCGACGCCTCCGGCCGCACGGTGGAGAAAACCTCCAACGGACGGCCGCAGGTGGAGCTGGTGTGGTGA
- the xylA gene encoding xylose isomerase has product MSTGFFGDIAKIKYEGPDSTNPLAFRHYNPDEIVAGKRMEDHLRFAVAYWHTFTWPGGDPFGGQTFLRPWFEDTMQAAKLKADVAFEFFSLLGSPFYCFHDADVRPEGKNFAENTKNLNEIVDYFAEKQAQTGVKLLWGTANLFSNRRFMSGAATNPDPDVFAFSAATVKTCMDATKKLGGANYVLWGGREGYETLLNTDLSRELDQLGRFLNLVVEYKYKIGFEGTILIEPKPQEPTKHQYDYDVATVYAFLQKNGLEKEVKVNIEQGHAILAGHSFEHELAMANAFGIFGSIDMNRNDYQSGWDTDQFPNNVPEMALAYYHVLAGGGFKNGGTNFDSKLRRQSLDPQDLLIGHIGGMDCCARGLKAAAKMVEDGALSKPLAERYAKWDSPEAQKMLRGELKLDEITALVEREDINPEPKSGRQEYLENVVNRYV; this is encoded by the coding sequence ATGAGCACAGGTTTCTTCGGCGACATCGCCAAGATCAAATATGAAGGCCCCGACAGCACCAACCCGCTGGCCTTCCGCCATTACAACCCCGATGAGATCGTCGCCGGCAAGCGCATGGAAGATCACCTGCGTTTCGCGGTGGCCTACTGGCACACCTTCACCTGGCCGGGCGGTGACCCCTTCGGTGGCCAGACGTTCCTGCGCCCATGGTTCGAAGATACGATGCAGGCGGCGAAGCTGAAAGCCGATGTGGCCTTCGAATTCTTCTCGCTGCTTGGTTCGCCGTTTTATTGCTTCCACGACGCCGATGTGCGCCCGGAAGGCAAAAACTTCGCCGAGAACACGAAGAACCTCAACGAGATCGTTGATTATTTTGCCGAAAAGCAGGCCCAGACCGGCGTGAAGCTGCTGTGGGGCACGGCGAACCTGTTCTCCAACCGCCGCTTCATGTCCGGTGCCGCCACCAATCCGGACCCGGATGTCTTTGCATTCTCCGCCGCCACGGTGAAGACCTGCATGGATGCCACCAAGAAGCTCGGTGGCGCCAACTATGTTCTGTGGGGCGGCCGTGAGGGGTACGAAACCCTGCTCAACACCGATCTGTCGCGTGAGCTTGACCAGCTTGGCCGTTTCCTCAATCTGGTGGTGGAATATAAATACAAGATCGGCTTTGAGGGCACGATCCTGATCGAGCCGAAACCGCAGGAGCCGACAAAGCACCAGTACGACTATGACGTCGCCACCGTTTACGCCTTCCTGCAGAAGAACGGTCTGGAAAAGGAAGTGAAGGTCAATATTGAGCAGGGCCATGCCATCCTTGCCGGCCATTCCTTCGAGCATGAGCTGGCCATGGCCAATGCCTTCGGCATTTTCGGCTCCATCGACATGAACCGCAACGATTACCAGTCCGGCTGGGATACCGACCAGTTCCCCAACAACGTGCCGGAAATGGCGCTCGCCTATTACCACGTGCTTGCCGGTGGCGGCTTCAAGAATGGCGGCACCAATTTCGATTCCAAGCTGCGTCGCCAGTCGCTCGATCCGCAGGATCTGTTGATCGGTCATATCGGCGGCATGGATTGCTGCGCCCGCGGCCTGAAGGCGGCGGCGAAGATGGTCGAGGACGGCGCGCTGTCGAAGCCGCTTGCGGAGCGTTATGCCAAGTGGGATTCGCCGGAGGCCCAGAAGATGCTGCGCGGCGAACTGAAGCTCGACGAAATTACCGCGCTGGTGGAGCGGGAGGATATCAATCCCGAGCCGAAATCCGGTCGTCAGGAATATCTGGAAAATGTCGTCAATCGTTACGTCTGA